Proteins encoded by one window of Paenibacillus sp. DCT19:
- a CDS encoding DEAD/DEAH box helicase, which yields MSLNHPYTETIEVHVALTGYGDALFYGALNTHHFVSGQSLKQRLFAWHAPSFYGTELEIRQLEDIELVVLPAEEVIPFFADMHTLLHIEWRWDEQAAHLIQLAPVLASTIEDRKYIPSFAAHRTGQLQWIWDLDRLKQQDRAALTKAIEQTDESYTEGLGAAYSASVFQRWYSTEEAATDLRREFPQLFPQNGEPPRTFGMDAQSWLVSIGWKADAAPFRPLLQLLEPDDDEPSWRLRLVLQNKLDASSLIPVRLDSRGRLEGEWPEGWTAFIIDRSAAWLEQLRAHLPRISREVSGSRDVLSDPLGDQEAWQFLTIDSGRLLESGWQVLLPGWWEAARKKKPKLRAKVKPEEGSERGQSFFGLDSIIHFDWRIAIGDSDLTEEEFADLVARNERLVRFRGEWVPLDPALLEQIRRAMGGVDREQGLSFQDILHLHLLHNEQREYRNQKWKEGQQAEEEEQPQANENIQLEVELNEHLHRVIAQLGGGQGGAPSLPIPEGLQAELRSYQKEGFAWLGFLRRFGLGACLADDMGLGKTIQFITYLLHLKENETRSPGQAPALLICPTSVLGNWQKEISRFAPSINVMLHYGAKRLSEEAFRSATEQVDIIITSYATATLDQEMLQSYTWASICLDEAQNIKNAQTKQSMAVRSFPAKHRIALTGTPIENRLAELWSIYDFINPGYLGSARAFQTRFISAIEKDKDEQRMQDLQQLVKPFMLRRKKKDPNIQLDLPDKNEMKTYIHLTGEQSALYDQSVQALMDKMKELEGIKRKGAILSALTQLKQLCDHPLLLTKEALPETVTSEDSGATYDVYSPQDMAMLVSRSAKLERLMELVRELREEGERCLIFTQYIGMGQMLQQVLQQELQEPVLYLHGGTSKTGRDRMIDQFQSRTLPAAEQPSVFILSIKAGGVGLNLTAANHVFHFDRWWNPAVENQATDRAYRMGQTKDVQVHKFISLGTLEERIDEMLESKQQLSDNIITSSENWITELSTDELTDLFTRRRDWSG from the coding sequence ATGAGCCTTAACCATCCTTACACCGAAACGATTGAAGTTCACGTTGCCTTAACGGGATACGGGGATGCCCTGTTTTATGGCGCACTCAATACCCACCACTTTGTATCCGGACAATCACTCAAGCAACGGTTATTCGCTTGGCATGCTCCTTCGTTCTATGGTACGGAGCTCGAAATCCGCCAGCTTGAAGACATTGAACTTGTCGTGCTGCCCGCAGAAGAAGTGATCCCTTTCTTCGCAGATATGCACACCTTACTGCATATTGAATGGAGATGGGATGAGCAGGCTGCCCATCTGATTCAGCTTGCTCCAGTGCTGGCTTCCACGATTGAAGATCGTAAATATATTCCTAGCTTTGCGGCTCATCGCACAGGGCAATTGCAATGGATCTGGGATCTAGACCGGTTGAAGCAACAGGATCGGGCCGCGCTGACCAAAGCCATCGAGCAAACCGATGAGAGCTATACCGAAGGTCTAGGTGCTGCCTACTCCGCTTCCGTATTCCAGCGATGGTACAGCACGGAGGAAGCAGCCACAGATCTGAGACGCGAGTTCCCGCAGCTATTCCCGCAGAATGGCGAACCTCCGCGGACATTTGGCATGGATGCCCAATCATGGCTCGTCTCTATCGGCTGGAAAGCAGATGCCGCTCCCTTCCGGCCACTTCTACAATTGCTGGAACCAGACGATGATGAGCCTTCATGGCGATTACGATTGGTGCTGCAAAACAAGCTGGATGCCTCTTCACTCATTCCAGTGCGACTGGATTCGCGTGGCCGGCTAGAGGGGGAATGGCCTGAAGGCTGGACAGCCTTCATTATAGATCGATCTGCCGCATGGCTGGAACAATTGCGGGCACATCTCCCACGCATTAGCCGTGAGGTCAGTGGTAGCCGTGATGTACTCAGCGATCCGCTAGGAGATCAGGAGGCGTGGCAGTTTCTCACGATTGACAGCGGACGACTACTGGAGTCAGGCTGGCAAGTATTGCTGCCAGGCTGGTGGGAAGCTGCACGGAAGAAAAAGCCGAAGCTGCGTGCGAAGGTTAAGCCGGAGGAAGGCAGTGAACGCGGACAGTCCTTCTTCGGACTGGACTCCATCATTCATTTTGACTGGCGCATAGCTATTGGCGACTCAGATCTGACGGAAGAGGAATTTGCTGATCTAGTGGCTCGTAATGAACGGCTCGTTCGTTTTCGCGGAGAATGGGTTCCTCTGGATCCTGCTCTGCTTGAGCAGATTCGAAGAGCGATGGGCGGCGTGGATCGGGAGCAAGGTCTCTCCTTCCAAGATATTCTGCACCTGCATCTGTTGCACAATGAACAACGGGAATATCGCAACCAGAAATGGAAGGAAGGGCAGCAAGCCGAGGAAGAAGAGCAGCCACAAGCGAATGAAAACATCCAGCTGGAGGTAGAGCTGAATGAACATCTACACAGGGTGATTGCACAGCTCGGAGGCGGACAAGGTGGTGCACCTTCCCTACCTATTCCGGAAGGGCTACAAGCTGAGCTTCGTTCCTATCAGAAGGAAGGCTTTGCATGGCTCGGATTCTTGCGCCGGTTCGGACTCGGTGCATGCCTTGCCGATGATATGGGACTCGGTAAGACGATCCAGTTCATCACATATCTGCTGCATCTGAAGGAAAATGAAACACGTTCCCCAGGGCAAGCACCAGCGCTTCTCATCTGTCCAACATCCGTACTAGGCAACTGGCAGAAAGAGATTAGCCGATTCGCACCTTCCATAAACGTGATGCTGCATTATGGAGCCAAACGACTTAGCGAAGAAGCATTCCGCTCAGCTACAGAGCAGGTGGATATCATTATTACATCCTATGCAACGGCAACGCTCGATCAAGAGATGCTGCAGTCCTATACCTGGGCATCCATCTGCCTTGATGAAGCACAAAATATTAAAAATGCCCAAACGAAGCAATCGATGGCCGTTCGCAGTTTCCCTGCGAAACACCGAATCGCATTGACGGGTACACCGATCGAAAATCGATTGGCTGAGCTATGGTCCATCTATGACTTTATTAATCCGGGTTATCTGGGCAGTGCACGAGCATTCCAAACCCGATTTATCAGTGCTATTGAAAAGGATAAGGATGAGCAGCGTATGCAGGACCTGCAGCAATTAGTGAAGCCGTTCATGCTGCGCCGCAAGAAAAAAGATCCGAATATCCAGCTTGATCTGCCGGACAAAAACGAGATGAAAACCTACATTCACCTTACCGGTGAACAAAGTGCTCTATATGACCAATCCGTTCAAGCTCTGATGGATAAGATGAAAGAGCTAGAAGGTATTAAGCGCAAAGGTGCGATCCTCTCTGCACTGACGCAATTGAAGCAGCTCTGCGATCATCCACTGCTGCTGACCAAGGAAGCTCTTCCAGAGACCGTGACATCGGAGGACTCAGGTGCAACGTACGACGTGTACAGCCCACAAGACATGGCAATGCTCGTTAGCCGATCTGCTAAACTGGAACGGTTGATGGAGCTTGTCCGTGAGTTGCGAGAAGAGGGCGAGCGCTGCCTTATCTTTACCCAATACATTGGTATGGGGCAGATGTTACAACAAGTGCTGCAACAAGAACTGCAAGAACCTGTGTTGTATCTGCATGGTGGGACTTCCAAAACAGGACGAGATCGCATGATCGATCAGTTCCAGTCACGGACACTTCCTGCAGCAGAACAGCCATCTGTCTTTATTCTTTCGATTAAAGCTGGCGGTGTGGGTCTTAATCTGACAGCCGCCAATCACGTATTCCATTTTGACCGTTGGTGGAACCCTGCCGTGGAAAACCAAGCCACTGATCGGGCTTATCGGATGGGTCAGACCAAGGATGTTCAGGTGCACAAATTTATCTCCCTGGGCACACTGGAGGAGCGCATCGACGAGATGCTGGAGAGCAAGCAACAGCTTAGCGACAATATCATTACCAGCTCCGAGAACTGGATAACAGAGCTCTCGACAGATGAGCTGACAGATCTATTCACACGTCGGCGGGACTGGTCAGGATAA
- a CDS encoding SWIM zinc finger domain-containing protein, producing the protein MMNIPNEMIMDDAQWQQLIREIADHFDNLTIMRGFQYYKQKRVGPLTFTEQQGIHAMVQGTEEYEVLLSMQSLPTSDCSCPVHSSCKHMIAVLMSYAESTGRPVHALVNAHSSTALKQSVKPTPAISSVRSDFETRAQELETPDNLYSQIKEQAMDLAQLPIPEWHKLFRSCLSRLGIGTANTSYIQAATDELYAIKPKLSPGMDQLFDLHVHMYLMRFCIPGRNPNTNSPVYLSYPAQLAVDTLQRNIEQELNRPLDLSNLDEEQHAEHWKRLEETVTYLRKQMMSETSSIMVFTSIYRDLWLNWLVPHLHQQDELEAELTTLRELEHKLSDNSVSTSTTPGSVLNMNPNSSGTGTSITKRRPPSLPLPLVLAQGWICFHLKRDAEAWQILTSGSSAYGIPPEHVLHFLHVLVEQLDWNRLGQWLAELGPLLANRRNDPLHDYMQLWDTVIQELPETEDTMWNTLVSMLPHSRPAYEDALHRRSQWRRWIDFQLSTGAEPLEFRVAVLQPIEKDAPELLLPFYHQAVERYIGHKNRDGYKAAVKLLKRLAKLYKKLKQEERWEQFITALAVRNSRLRALQEELRKGKLIS; encoded by the coding sequence ATGATGAACATACCCAATGAAATGATCATGGATGATGCACAGTGGCAACAATTGATTCGTGAAATTGCGGATCATTTCGATAACCTGACCATTATGCGCGGATTCCAATATTATAAACAGAAACGTGTTGGCCCATTAACATTTACTGAACAGCAAGGCATTCATGCCATGGTTCAAGGTACTGAAGAATATGAAGTGCTGCTGAGTATGCAGTCCTTACCGACAAGCGATTGTTCTTGCCCAGTACATTCCTCTTGTAAACATATGATCGCTGTTCTTATGAGTTACGCTGAAAGCACGGGACGTCCTGTTCATGCCCTTGTGAACGCACATTCGAGCACCGCACTGAAACAATCCGTGAAGCCTACCCCTGCTATATCATCGGTGCGCTCGGATTTTGAAACTCGTGCACAGGAGCTTGAGACACCAGACAATCTGTACAGCCAAATAAAGGAACAAGCTATGGATCTTGCTCAGCTACCTATTCCGGAATGGCATAAACTGTTTCGAAGCTGTCTCAGCCGTCTAGGGATAGGCACGGCAAATACAAGCTATATACAGGCAGCTACGGACGAGCTCTATGCGATTAAACCCAAGCTGTCTCCAGGCATGGATCAACTATTTGACCTACACGTGCATATGTACCTTATGCGCTTCTGTATTCCTGGCCGTAATCCGAACACCAATTCGCCTGTCTATCTTAGTTATCCTGCACAGCTTGCTGTAGATACCCTTCAGAGAAATATAGAACAGGAGCTCAATCGCCCACTTGACCTATCCAATCTGGATGAGGAGCAGCATGCAGAGCATTGGAAACGGCTTGAAGAAACGGTGACTTATCTCCGTAAGCAGATGATGTCTGAAACGTCCAGCATCATGGTATTTACATCCATCTATCGCGACTTGTGGTTAAACTGGCTAGTGCCTCACCTACACCAACAAGATGAGCTAGAAGCTGAATTGACAACTCTACGCGAACTTGAACATAAATTAAGTGATAACTCCGTTTCTACTAGTACAACTCCTGGCAGTGTACTAAATATGAACCCTAATAGTTCAGGCACAGGAACCAGCATAACGAAAAGAAGACCACCCTCGCTTCCACTACCTTTGGTGTTAGCACAGGGCTGGATTTGCTTCCATCTGAAACGGGATGCCGAAGCTTGGCAGATCTTAACGAGCGGAAGCTCAGCCTATGGCATTCCACCAGAGCATGTACTGCACTTCCTGCACGTACTGGTTGAGCAACTGGATTGGAACAGGCTTGGACAGTGGCTGGCGGAGCTCGGACCGTTGCTCGCGAATCGTCGCAATGATCCATTGCATGATTACATGCAACTCTGGGACACTGTTATTCAGGAGCTTCCCGAAACAGAAGATACGATGTGGAACACGTTAGTTAGCATGTTGCCCCATTCTCGGCCTGCCTATGAGGATGCACTTCATCGTCGCAGCCAGTGGCGGCGTTGGATCGATTTTCAACTTAGTACGGGGGCGGAGCCACTCGAATTCCGTGTCGCTGTACTTCAACCCATCGAGAAAGATGCACCCGAACTGCTTCTACCTTTCTACCATCAGGCCGTCGAACGTTATATTGGACACAAAAACAGAGACGGGTACAAAGCAGCAGTTAAGCTGTTAAAACGACTGGCGAAACTATACAAAAAATTGAAGCAAGAAGAACGCTGGGAGCAGTTCATCACGGCTCTCGCGGTTCGCAATAGCAGACTGCGTGCGCTGCAGGAAGAGCTTCGGAAAGGTAAATTAATCTCATGA
- a CDS encoding endonuclease/exonuclease/phosphatase family protein, with protein sequence MKILTLNAHAWAEENQLNKISQLAEFINTHQFDIISMQEVNQPIQEEALTAAELEHYFRIDSDTVVKKDNYAYVLLTQLSETYYWTWIPTHVGFRTYDEGLAILSRTPITQAFGEYVSHIQDYNNYRTRKIVGIQTVADGEEAWFVNGHYNWWDDDQEPFKGQWDLTESKLAPYMNEPLYMMGDFNNVAEIREQGYDYMMSHGWHDLYTMAKQKDDGATVVKAIAGWANNSQPLRIDYIFSNRPVQAKSSTVVLNGKNGPVVSDHYGVAVEIDMNN encoded by the coding sequence ATGAAAATACTTACCTTAAACGCACACGCTTGGGCAGAAGAAAATCAATTGAACAAGATTAGCCAATTGGCTGAATTTATTAATACACATCAGTTTGACATCATCTCCATGCAGGAGGTCAATCAACCGATTCAGGAAGAAGCGTTAACTGCGGCAGAGCTGGAGCATTATTTTCGCATAGATTCGGACACCGTGGTCAAAAAAGACAATTATGCTTATGTGCTGTTAACACAATTATCTGAAACGTATTACTGGACCTGGATTCCTACGCATGTCGGATTCCGCACATATGATGAAGGACTGGCGATTCTGAGCCGAACGCCAATTACACAGGCTTTTGGGGAATATGTATCCCACATACAGGATTACAACAACTACCGAACACGCAAAATCGTTGGCATTCAGACGGTGGCTGATGGAGAAGAGGCGTGGTTCGTCAATGGACATTACAACTGGTGGGATGATGACCAGGAGCCTTTCAAAGGCCAATGGGATCTGACCGAGAGCAAACTTGCGCCATATATGAATGAACCTTTGTATATGATGGGGGATTTCAATAATGTAGCGGAGATCCGGGAACAGGGGTATGACTATATGATGAGTCATGGCTGGCATGATCTCTATACCATGGCAAAACAGAAGGACGATGGCGCAACAGTTGTGAAAGCCATTGCTGGATGGGCGAATAACAGTCAGCCACTGCGTATTGATTATATTTTCTCGAATCGTCCTGTTCAGGCGAAGTCTTCAACGGTTGTGCTTAACGGTAAGAACGGGCCTGTTGTATCTGACCATTATGGTGTTGCGGTCGAAATTGACATGAATAACTAA
- a CDS encoding methyl-accepting chemotaxis protein, which produces MNTLESLVNAMPFVSQMFRDDVSISINDHEKVLYFSEAKSLEIGVKVGDELHDDYKNFKMLVNKDTRTVARMPGDLQGRPFDAILIPIKENDQVVGILGVNYALDNHMTLESLISENESTINALVGGIQQIAAHSEELSATSEEILRNSKQAVENSVSVTKVTNVIREVSEQTNLLGLNAMIEAARVGDLGSGFGVVASEVRKLSDHTKQAAADIETSLGSVQDSMKHMEQEIGQITTATVDQAQLVSEFMESIDKLSHTSADLKTFVHKMLSLE; this is translated from the coding sequence TTGAATACGCTTGAATCTTTGGTAAATGCAATGCCTTTTGTCAGTCAAATGTTCCGTGATGATGTATCCATCTCTATTAATGATCATGAGAAAGTTTTATATTTTTCCGAAGCAAAAAGTCTGGAGATCGGTGTAAAAGTCGGCGATGAGCTGCATGATGACTATAAGAATTTCAAAATGTTAGTTAACAAAGATACACGTACCGTGGCACGGATGCCTGGCGATCTGCAAGGTAGACCATTCGATGCCATTCTCATTCCCATTAAAGAAAATGATCAGGTTGTAGGTATTCTGGGTGTAAACTATGCACTGGATAATCACATGACGCTAGAGTCGCTAATTAGTGAAAATGAAAGTACAATTAACGCCCTCGTTGGTGGCATTCAACAAATCGCTGCACATTCAGAAGAGCTATCTGCGACATCAGAAGAGATTCTGCGTAACTCCAAGCAAGCGGTAGAGAATTCGGTAAGTGTAACCAAAGTAACCAACGTGATCCGTGAAGTATCCGAACAAACGAACCTGCTTGGCTTGAATGCGATGATTGAAGCTGCTCGCGTAGGTGATCTGGGTAGTGGCTTCGGGGTCGTTGCGAGCGAAGTCCGCAAATTGTCCGATCATACGAAACAAGCGGCAGCCGATATTGAAACCTCCCTCGGGAGTGTTCAGGACTCTATGAAACATATGGAACAAGAGATTGGTCAGATTACAACGGCAACGGTAGATCAAGCACAGCTCGTAAGTGAGTTCATGGAAAGTATTGATAAGCTGAGCCACACCAGCGCAGATCTCAAAACATTCGTGCATAAGATGTTATCGCTCGAATAA
- a CDS encoding glycoside hydrolase family 105 protein yields the protein MTTYFSEPQSMYYRFGDDQDQVLKVLAERYIGANAQADFVYRLFQKSGIMQNDKGLYDLNLGKRFPEAEKGQIVYAAALVWGDEHRNLDVLIRCYGPVRFYFNEQLVYRSTVIDEITPDATVKLGIDIKPGWNTLLLQMSCTPAGFGCQFGSDEGKVRILNVLSPFEDRLGQAGWVYSNLSNQDISLTLHPSGGGQTALNLIGKEQDTGLTWFPNPEWSEAQQAMPALERIYGHLPGHRVYARTHLNNSDATGAKVQLSGACSGPLQVWYQGEEVIRLSEAGSFKEEVDASFGRSELLVCSECSDAETPWQFTLTASVNGKELKFELPQRVHGVSGESWLYAGPFKTGAEPAAQDMNRFDKVYATGASPSDRLSEEKTYWRLDRPDAWVRPYYENAMLSNKWTVGSVTNYGRWDYPLGVTVYGLLQAGRHLQRPDITRYAAEHVQTCTRMYEYSLWDREQYGFPAVNQQLVMLKMLDNCGSFGSAMLEAYSEHREPTALPIAARIADFMLSRLERREDGAFYRECTGEYAENTMWADDLYMSTPFLVRYARLTGNTAALDEAARQFLLYRKYLFMSDYKIMAHVYDFKYGQATRVPWGRGNGWTLFSLTEVLEALPEGHTDRPALIDFYNELCEGYAALQDPSGLWHQVLNDAGTYLEASCTAMFAYGFSRGVRFGWFHHPERYILAAQKAWNGLTKYAIDRQGNVHGVCSGSRYAFTAEYYNKDLLTVTNDNHGIGIMMLAGTELARMKGHLSQSAASQTKTALHS from the coding sequence ATGACAACCTATTTCAGTGAACCACAGAGCATGTACTATCGTTTCGGGGATGATCAGGATCAGGTATTGAAGGTACTGGCTGAGCGATATATCGGAGCCAATGCCCAAGCTGATTTCGTATATCGTTTATTTCAGAAGTCGGGCATTATGCAGAATGACAAAGGCTTGTATGATCTGAATTTAGGTAAACGCTTTCCAGAAGCTGAGAAAGGGCAGATCGTCTACGCGGCAGCGCTGGTCTGGGGGGATGAACACCGTAACCTGGATGTACTTATCCGCTGTTATGGCCCTGTTCGATTTTATTTTAACGAGCAACTCGTGTACCGCTCTACAGTTATAGATGAGATTACCCCAGATGCAACGGTGAAATTGGGAATTGATATTAAACCAGGCTGGAATACGCTGCTGTTACAAATGAGCTGTACTCCTGCTGGCTTTGGATGTCAGTTTGGATCTGACGAGGGTAAGGTTCGCATTTTGAATGTGCTCTCTCCTTTTGAAGATAGACTGGGGCAGGCAGGCTGGGTTTATTCCAATCTCTCAAACCAAGATATTTCGTTAACACTCCATCCCTCCGGTGGTGGACAAACTGCGCTGAATTTAATAGGAAAAGAACAGGATACTGGGCTGACATGGTTCCCTAACCCAGAATGGTCAGAAGCACAACAAGCCATGCCTGCTCTGGAGCGCATATATGGACATCTTCCTGGTCACCGGGTGTATGCAAGAACTCATCTGAACAATAGTGATGCGACAGGGGCGAAGGTTCAACTATCTGGAGCCTGCTCTGGTCCGCTTCAAGTATGGTACCAAGGTGAGGAAGTGATCCGGCTCTCCGAAGCAGGTTCATTTAAGGAGGAAGTGGATGCTTCTTTTGGACGGAGCGAATTGTTGGTGTGCAGTGAATGTAGCGATGCTGAGACGCCATGGCAATTTACATTAACTGCCTCGGTAAATGGAAAAGAATTAAAGTTCGAACTGCCGCAGCGCGTACACGGTGTATCCGGAGAATCATGGTTATATGCTGGGCCGTTCAAGACTGGAGCTGAACCGGCGGCGCAGGATATGAACCGATTCGACAAGGTGTACGCAACGGGGGCATCCCCATCCGATCGTTTATCAGAGGAGAAAACGTATTGGCGACTGGATCGTCCAGATGCTTGGGTACGTCCGTACTATGAGAATGCGATGCTTAGTAACAAGTGGACGGTAGGTAGCGTGACCAACTATGGACGTTGGGATTATCCACTCGGTGTAACCGTATATGGCTTGTTACAGGCTGGTCGTCATTTACAGCGACCGGATATTACGCGGTATGCGGCTGAACATGTACAGACATGTACTCGAATGTACGAATATTCGTTGTGGGATCGTGAGCAATATGGATTCCCGGCGGTAAACCAGCAGCTCGTAATGCTCAAGATGTTGGACAATTGTGGTTCGTTTGGCTCAGCGATGCTGGAAGCGTATTCAGAGCATAGGGAACCGACAGCCCTCCCGATTGCGGCGCGGATTGCTGACTTTATGTTATCTCGCTTGGAACGCCGGGAGGATGGTGCTTTTTACCGCGAGTGCACTGGGGAGTATGCTGAGAACACGATGTGGGCGGACGATCTGTATATGAGCACACCGTTTCTGGTTCGTTATGCCCGTTTGACGGGAAATACAGCGGCTCTGGATGAGGCAGCAAGACAGTTTTTGTTATATCGTAAGTATCTATTTATGTCTGATTACAAGATCATGGCCCATGTATATGACTTCAAATATGGGCAAGCGACACGAGTACCGTGGGGACGGGGAAATGGTTGGACGCTATTCTCGTTAACGGAGGTGCTGGAGGCTCTTCCTGAAGGACATACGGATCGCCCAGCGTTGATTGATTTTTATAATGAACTGTGTGAGGGGTATGCTGCACTTCAAGACCCGAGTGGGTTATGGCACCAGGTACTAAATGATGCAGGTACGTACCTGGAGGCGTCATGTACAGCCATGTTTGCTTATGGATTTTCCCGAGGTGTTCGATTTGGATGGTTCCATCATCCCGAACGTTATATTCTAGCGGCGCAGAAGGCGTGGAATGGATTAACGAAGTATGCGATTGACCGCCAAGGTAATGTTCATGGGGTATGTAGTGGATCGAGATACGCATTCACAGCAGAATATTACAACAAGGATTTACTGACCGTCACCAACGACAACCACGGGATTGGAATTATGATGCTGGCGGGTACAGAGCTTGCTCGAATGAAAGGGCATTTAAGTCAATCTGCTGCGAGTCAGACCAAGACCGCACTGCATTCCTAG
- a CDS encoding transcriptional regulator — translation MSDETLQPMDITLEQQKIISHPFRVEIIILLSEQPMTSKQVADRLDKDPGTTYYHIQQLFKHEILELVHTEVSRGIVEKFYRAKATLFRVNDSELQVKRQFRAKRDNYIMLSEAELAALSDEISELFYKYTQQSLTSKQDRTAYQISFEAKEYDEGEIT, via the coding sequence ATGTCAGACGAAACATTGCAGCCGATGGATATCACGTTGGAGCAACAGAAGATTATTTCGCATCCGTTCCGGGTCGAGATCATTATTTTGTTATCTGAGCAGCCGATGACGTCCAAGCAGGTGGCAGACCGGTTGGATAAAGACCCCGGTACAACGTATTATCACATCCAGCAATTGTTTAAGCATGAGATTTTGGAGCTGGTACATACGGAGGTTTCGAGAGGAATCGTTGAGAAATTTTACAGAGCCAAAGCGACGTTGTTTCGAGTCAATGATTCAGAACTACAGGTGAAGAGACAATTTCGGGCTAAGCGTGATAACTACATCATGCTGTCAGAGGCAGAATTGGCTGCTTTAAGTGACGAAATCTCCGAGTTGTTCTACAAATATACACAGCAGTCACTAACGTCTAAACAAGACAGAACCGCATACCAGATCAGTTTTGAAGCCAAAGAGTATGATGAGGGGGAGATCACTTGA
- a CDS encoding MFS transporter — protein sequence MSTRLFNRNFNILLSGMFVKGIGTGVYEVAGMLLVLAISGNVFYSGLAYFAISAADCLGFLIAPFANYVSYKKSLVFCEFLKSALLFSIPLFAVLFGLNVFYCILVLFIVAMISQFTYPVESTVIPSIVPQDSLVQANSYLNTLRESMNIVFLAVAGIVVAFIGPVQAILITAICHLCTSLIYTLYRFDFQNTDEKEQPEISKWLQNYKQDFMAGIRYITGSSIIPHLVVACFFVNFFIAAMFATLPAFALMQGGSESYYGYYMAAMSVGLLCGAIITPRVGKFPFGKLTVLCGVSSGLLWVGASLLPVIPSIALYGAGFVTIGIFNVLMFSAIQRQIETSMIGRVITVVSSAAAFSMPIGALVGGAIGSISPLYSILLGGIAMVIFGMYWLVSGVLRKLPSIDQLELSETVATPTSYHEPVKDAHA from the coding sequence TTGAGTACGCGTTTGTTCAATCGGAATTTTAATATTCTATTGTCTGGTATGTTCGTTAAAGGCATTGGAACGGGTGTGTACGAGGTGGCTGGCATGCTGCTTGTCCTTGCGATCAGCGGCAATGTTTTTTATTCAGGATTAGCCTATTTTGCGATCAGTGCTGCGGATTGTTTAGGCTTCCTGATTGCCCCCTTTGCCAATTACGTATCGTACAAAAAAAGTCTCGTGTTCTGTGAATTTCTAAAGTCAGCCTTATTGTTCTCGATTCCGCTCTTTGCTGTATTATTTGGATTGAACGTATTTTACTGCATTCTCGTATTGTTTATCGTTGCTATGATCTCACAGTTTACCTACCCCGTAGAATCTACAGTCATCCCCAGTATCGTACCTCAGGACAGTCTGGTACAGGCTAACTCATATCTGAACACTCTCCGGGAAAGTATGAACATTGTATTTCTCGCTGTTGCGGGCATCGTGGTTGCATTCATCGGCCCCGTGCAAGCCATTCTTATTACGGCAATATGTCATTTGTGTACGTCCTTAATCTACACCCTGTATCGTTTTGATTTTCAAAATACCGATGAGAAGGAGCAGCCTGAGATCAGTAAATGGCTCCAAAATTACAAGCAAGACTTTATGGCTGGAATCCGTTATATCACCGGTTCATCGATTATCCCTCATCTGGTCGTGGCCTGCTTCTTTGTTAACTTTTTCATTGCTGCGATGTTCGCCACACTTCCGGCATTCGCCTTGATGCAAGGTGGGAGTGAATCCTACTATGGATATTATATGGCGGCAATGTCCGTTGGGCTGTTATGTGGAGCCATTATTACACCGCGTGTTGGTAAATTCCCTTTTGGCAAGCTGACGGTGCTTTGCGGCGTATCTTCAGGGTTATTATGGGTCGGTGCAAGCCTATTGCCAGTGATTCCATCCATCGCACTTTATGGTGCAGGGTTTGTAACGATTGGAATTTTCAATGTACTGATGTTCTCCGCCATTCAAAGACAGATTGAGACCTCTATGATTGGTAGAGTCATTACCGTTGTATCCAGTGCCGCAGCGTTTAGTATGCCAATTGGAGCTTTGGTGGGTGGAGCAATTGGTTCGATAAGCCCGCTGTATTCCATTTTACTTGGTGGCATTGCGATGGTGATCTTTGGTATGTATTGGCTCGTTAGCGGTGTGCTTCGGAAGTTACCGTCCATTGATCAGCTTGAATTATCAGAAACAGTCGCTACTCCAACCTCGTATCATGAACCTGTGAAGGATGCACATGCCTAA